The genomic window AATCAGCCTTGAAGAAGCGCAAGCCATCGTCCCTGAAGTAGAACTTGGGGAGCAGGTACTGGTCCAGCAGGTGCTGGAAAACTACGGAAGAATCGCGGCCCAACTGGCAAAACAGGTTATTATTCAGAAAGTACGCGAAGCTGAAATTGACCAGATATACAAAGAATTTGTCAATAAAAAGGGTGAATTGATCAACGGCATCATGCAACACTACGAGCACGGTGATGTCATTGTCGAACTTGGAAAGGCCGAAGGGATATTGCCGCGAAGGGAGCAGGTGTTTCGGGAAACATTTAATCGCGGAGAGCGGATTCGCGCCTATGTCCTGGATATACGAAAGACCGCCAAAAATGCCATGGTCATTTTATCCCGAACCCATACGGGATTGATCAAACGCCTTTTTGAAATGGAAGTCCCTGAAATCAGCGAAGGCATGGTCGAAATCATGGGCATCGTTCGGGAGCCCAATGGGCGCACTAAAATCGCCGTCAGAACCAATGATCGTGATATTGATGCCGTCGGCGCCTGTGTGGGAATGCGCGGAATGCGGGTTCAAGCCATCGTTCAGGAACTGCGCGGGGAAAAAATTGATGTCGTCGAGTACTCGGAAGATCCGGAAGCTTTTATAAGAAACGCCCTCAGTCCCGCTAAAATTTCCAGGATCATCATGAACGAGCCGGCGAGGAGCATGACCATTATTGTAGCCGACGATCAGATGTCTCTTGCCATCGGCAAAAAAGGGCAAAACGTGCGTCTGGCCGCCAAGCTGGTGAAATGGAAAATAGATATCCATGGAGAAGGGGAAGCCACCACAGTTCATGATTCGGGAGGACTTTTTTCTCCCAAAAAAGTGTCCACCCGGCAGGACTTTTTGGATCTTATCAAAGAGACCAAGGGGTTGGGCGAAAAAATCATGTCCGCTCTGTTTGCCGGAGACGTTGTATCCTTTAAGGAAGCCTTGAGCCGGGGAGTGAAAGGGTTGACCCTGTTACCCGGCATCGGTCCCAAAAAGGCAGAGGCCATTCTGGAGCTGGTACACGAAGAGTATGCAGAGCACCCTCAGGAAGAGGTTCAAGAGACCACTTCTGCAGAAGACACAGAGGAAATGGAAGAAGTTGCGACTGCTCCTGAAGAGGAAATGGTTGAAGAAGCCGCCGAGGAAGTAGAAATTGATGCGGAGGCTGATGAAGATGAGGATGAGCAGGATATCCTCGTCGACGAACTGGTTGGCATCGACAGCAATATCATAGAAATTCTGAAACAAAATGAATTCCAAACGTTCGCGGAACTATCGATCACTCCTCTGGAGGAACTTGTGGACATTGAAGGGATTGATGAAAGCGTCGCCCAATCAATCCTTGCCCAGGCTCAGCAGCGGATAAACAATTCTTAAATAATATATAGGCTTTCTACGAGTACTATAATGTATTTGATTTGAAGGAGATTTTACTTGGCAAAAATTCGCATAAATAAATTAGCATTGGAACTCAATATTCAAAACGACCAGATTATTGATGCCTTGCATAAAAAAGATATTCCGGTCAAAAATTATATGAGCTCCATTGATGAGGAGACGGCGAATTATGTCCGCGAGTTGTACAACCCCCAAGCTGCCACAGCCAACACTGCAAAGGTCAAGGCAAAAACTAAGATCACTATAAAAACCGCCGCGAAAAAAGCAGCCGCCCCGAAGGCTAAAATAAAAACCATAACGAAAGCAGTGGCTGTCGCTAAAAAACCCGAACCTGTAATAGCTAAAAAGACTGCTGTCAAAGCGGCTGTCGAGGCACAAGACACTTTAGCGGAAAAAGAACCTGCTGTAAAAGAAAAGAAGGACAAAGTAAAGCTTACTGAAATTCTCACCCCGGAAATACTCAAAGCCAGGCTTGATGCCAAAAAAGTTGAGTTAGCAAAAGCGCCGAAAAAAACTGGCTTAAAAATCGTTAAGATGGAAGAAAAAGCCAGGGAACCTGAAAAAAAGGCACAACCGGCACCCAAACCCGTTAAGGAAAAAACAAAATCCAAAGAACGAAAAGCCCCTCCAAAAAAAGGGAGAGCCACTCCTGACGAAGTCACCGCACCCCTTCCGCCTAAAAAAATTGAAGGCGAAGCGGAAACCTTTGAGACCGTCCAAATCACACCCAATATCCACATCAGGGACCTGGCTGACAAACTGAAATGCGCCCCAAATGATATCATCATGGAATTGATGGGCCTCGGAATCATGACCACCATCAATCAAAGTCTCGATTTTGATGTTGCCAGTAAAGTTGCGGATAAAAGGGGGTATGAAGTCGAGGCAATCGCTCCCAAGTCGGAAGCCGGTTTTGAAGAGGAAGAGGAAGACCTGGCAGCAGATCGCATTCACAGGGGACCCATCGTGACCATCATGGGTCATGTGGATCACGGCAAAACGTCTCTTTTGGATGCCATTCGGAAAACAAATCTTACTCAACAGGAAGCAGGCGGCATCACCCAGCACATAGGCGCCTATCAGGCAAGAATCAAAAACTCACCCATCACATTTCTCGACACTCCCGGCCATGAAGCCTTCACGGCCATGCGCGCCCGTGGGGCGCAGGTGACGGATATCGTCGTTCTGGTGGTAGCCGCAGACGACGGCATCAAACCACAAACCAAAGAAGCCATCGACCATGCCAACGCGGCGGGAGTTCCTATTTTGGTGGCGATCAACAAGATCGACAAACCCGACGCCAAGCCGGAAGAAGTGAAAAAACAACTCGCGGACCTGGGACTTTTGCCCGAGGACTGGGGTGGACAAACAATTTTTACCGAAGTCTCCGCCTTGGCAAAAACCGGAATAGACCACCTTCTGGAAATGATTCTTTTGCAGGCCGAAATCATGGATCTGAAGGCCAACCCGAAAATAAAAGCCCGGGCCGTGGTTATTGAGTCAAAGCTGGATAAAGGGCGAGGCCCTGTGGCGACGCTGATCGTGCAAAAGGGAACACTGAAAATCGGCGACCCGTTTATCGTTGGATGTTATTTTGGTAAAGTTCGAGCCTTAATAAATGACAAAGGTCAGAAAATTAGTAAAGCTCCGCCCTCCACACCTGTCGAGGTGGTCGGGCTTCCCGAGGTTCCTCAACCCGGTGACCAGTTCATGGTGGTGCAGGATGAAAAGAAAGCCCGGCAACTCAGTAGTTTAAAACAGCAACATCAAAGAGAATCGATACTGGCCCAATCCTCCCGCATTACCATGGACGACCTGCATCAACAGATCATCGAAGGAAAAATTAAAGAGCTCAATCTGATCATCAAGGCCGATGTGCAGGGGTCTATCCCAGCGGTTAAAGAGGCCTTCTCAAAACTCGAAGGCGATGAAGTCAGAATCAAAATCATTCATGATGCTGTGGGAGGAATCACCGAGTCGGATGTGTTGCTCTCCAGCGCTTCCAATGCCATCATCATCGGGTTCAATGTGCGCCCCACCGATAAAGCGGCGCAGCTTGCGGCCAAAAACAATGTCGATATCCGGTTGTACAGCATTATTTATGACGCGATCGATGATATGAAAAAAGCCATGGACGGCCTTCTTGAGCCCAAGTTCAAGGAAATTATCACTGGCCGGGCGGAAGTCCGCCAGGTATTCACCGTTCCCAAAATTGGCTCGATCGCTGGTTGTCAGGTGGTTTCCGGGAAAATGGAGCGTAACCTGGATGCCCGGCTCATCCGCGACAGCGTGGTTGTTTACACGGGGAAAATCTCCTCCCTTAGAAGGTTTAAGGAAGATGTCAAGGAAGTCCCCTCCGGATACGAATGTGGATTGTGCTTCGATAAATTTCAGGATATGAAACAAGGGGATATCGTTGAACCTTTCACCTTGGAAGAGATAACTGTTTAGTTGATTTTTAACGAGTGGTCTCATGTTAGTCGGCTGTTGTTCGCTAAAATTTTTTCTACATGGAAACAATTCCTTAAAAGAGAAGCGGCGGATCACGAAGTCGATCAAGGACCGGGTCAAAAACAAGTTTAATATTTCCATCGCCGAAATTGGAGATCAGGATGTCTGGCAGAACCTGCATCTTGGAATTGTGGCGGTGGGGTCGGATTTCAAATACCTGGATGGTTTGATGAACAAGGTAGTGGAGTCAATAGATAACATGCATTTGGCGGAGATGACCGATTGTCAGATCAAGACGGTTCAACTCGGTCCTCTGGACCCCAAATGAAATTGGAAAATGCAGTAATATGCGGTTCAAACGCTCCCAAAGAATCCAGGAACTCCTACTGGAAGAGATTTCCAAGATGATTCAACATGGGTTAAAAGACCCCAGAATCGGGTTTGCCACCATCACCCAGGTGGATGTCACTGACAATCTCAAGCATGCGAATGTTTATGTCAGCGTAATGGGTACGGATCAGGAAAAGCAAGACACTCTGGATGCATTCACAAGTGCCAAGGGGTATATTCGCAGGACTCTGGGCAAGAACCTTTATTTGAGATACATCCCGCAACTGGACTTCATACGCGATGAAACCCAGGCCAATGTGGATAAAATTTCAAAGTTACTCAGGGATCTCCATCTTGAATGAGATAGTTAATTTATATAAGCACCAGGGACCGTCTTCTTTCAGTATGGTGCAATCGGTAAAAAAAATTCTAGGAGTGAAAAAAGCCGGCCACATTGGGACATTAGACCCTATGGCCGAAGGTATACTGCCCATTTGCATCAATAAATCGACTCGGATCATTCAATTTTTATCGTCACTGCCAAAAGTTTACACCGCCGAAATGGTCCTGGGCACGTCCACAGACACCCAGGATGCCACTGGCAAGGTGACTGCGACCGGAGATCCCGAAAATATTTCCGATGCAGATATCCGGGCCACGCTCGAGACCTTTTGGGGAGCGCAAAATCAAATTCCGCCCATGTTTTCGGCTAAAAAGAAAAAAGGAATTCCACTTTACAAATTGGCTAGAAATGGTATTACTATCGACAGAAAGCCGGCTTCCATCACTATTCATTCTATTGAATTTTTGAAAAGGGAGGGAAATCGAGTTACTTTTGAAGTAAAATGTTCCGCTGGAACTTACATTCGAACCATTTGCTACGATTTCGGCCAAAAGCTGGGATGTGAGGCTCATATGGGACGACTGGTCAGAAATCAGGT from Nitrospinota bacterium includes these protein-coding regions:
- the nusA gene encoding transcription termination factor NusA, with amino-acid sequence MSTETLSLIEQIAREKGLDVSVLINALKSAVEAAARKRMPHSKELHSEFNEETGEVEIFADKTVVEEVTLPDEQISLEEAQAIVPEVELGEQVLVQQVLENYGRIAAQLAKQVIIQKVREAEIDQIYKEFVNKKGELINGIMQHYEHGDVIVELGKAEGILPRREQVFRETFNRGERIRAYVLDIRKTAKNAMVILSRTHTGLIKRLFEMEVPEISEGMVEIMGIVREPNGRTKIAVRTNDRDIDAVGACVGMRGMRVQAIVQELRGEKIDVVEYSEDPEAFIRNALSPAKISRIIMNEPARSMTIIVADDQMSLAIGKKGQNVRLAAKLVKWKIDIHGEGEATTVHDSGGLFSPKKVSTRQDFLDLIKETKGLGEKIMSALFAGDVVSFKEALSRGVKGLTLLPGIGPKKAEAILELVHEEYAEHPQEEVQETTSAEDTEEMEEVATAPEEEMVEEAAEEVEIDAEADEDEDEQDILVDELVGIDSNIIEILKQNEFQTFAELSITPLEELVDIEGIDESVAQSILAQAQQRINNS
- the infB gene encoding translation initiation factor IF-2, with translation MAKIRINKLALELNIQNDQIIDALHKKDIPVKNYMSSIDEETANYVRELYNPQAATANTAKVKAKTKITIKTAAKKAAAPKAKIKTITKAVAVAKKPEPVIAKKTAVKAAVEAQDTLAEKEPAVKEKKDKVKLTEILTPEILKARLDAKKVELAKAPKKTGLKIVKMEEKAREPEKKAQPAPKPVKEKTKSKERKAPPKKGRATPDEVTAPLPPKKIEGEAETFETVQITPNIHIRDLADKLKCAPNDIIMELMGLGIMTTINQSLDFDVASKVADKRGYEVEAIAPKSEAGFEEEEEDLAADRIHRGPIVTIMGHVDHGKTSLLDAIRKTNLTQQEAGGITQHIGAYQARIKNSPITFLDTPGHEAFTAMRARGAQVTDIVVLVVAADDGIKPQTKEAIDHANAAGVPILVAINKIDKPDAKPEEVKKQLADLGLLPEDWGGQTIFTEVSALAKTGIDHLLEMILLQAEIMDLKANPKIKARAVVIESKLDKGRGPVATLIVQKGTLKIGDPFIVGCYFGKVRALINDKGQKISKAPPSTPVEVVGLPEVPQPGDQFMVVQDEKKARQLSSLKQQHQRESILAQSSRITMDDLHQQIIEGKIKELNLIIKADVQGSIPAVKEAFSKLEGDEVRIKIIHDAVGGITESDVLLSSASNAIIIGFNVRPTDKAAQLAAKNNVDIRLYSIIYDAIDDMKKAMDGLLEPKFKEIITGRAEVRQVFTVPKIGSIAGCQVVSGKMERNLDARLIRDSVVVYTGKISSLRRFKEDVKEVPSGYECGLCFDKFQDMKQGDIVEPFTLEEITV
- a CDS encoding DUF503 domain-containing protein, whose translation is MLVGCCSLKFFLHGNNSLKEKRRITKSIKDRVKNKFNISIAEIGDQDVWQNLHLGIVAVGSDFKYLDGLMNKVVESIDNMHLAEMTDCQIKTVQLGPLDPK
- the rbfA gene encoding 30S ribosome-binding factor RbfA; the encoded protein is MRFKRSQRIQELLLEEISKMIQHGLKDPRIGFATITQVDVTDNLKHANVYVSVMGTDQEKQDTLDAFTSAKGYIRRTLGKNLYLRYIPQLDFIRDETQANVDKISKLLRDLHLE
- the truB gene encoding tRNA pseudouridine(55) synthase TruB — its product is MVQSVKKILGVKKAGHIGTLDPMAEGILPICINKSTRIIQFLSSLPKVYTAEMVLGTSTDTQDATGKVTATGDPENISDADIRATLETFWGAQNQIPPMFSAKKKKGIPLYKLARNGITIDRKPASITIHSIEFLKREGNRVTFEVKCSAGTYIRTICYDFGQKLGCEAHMGRLVRNQVGNFDIKTSCTLEELETAVKDGSLSSKLIPVEQALSFLPEIRIKENFVSSIANGIAPLKSSLETIPNRFQPGMNLRVSHVSNHLLAIAEPIVDQDAYAQLSPGEVAFRLKRVLI